A region of Rhizorhabdus wittichii RW1 DNA encodes the following proteins:
- a CDS encoding acyl-CoA dehydrogenase domain protein (PFAM: acyl-CoA dehydrogenase domain protein; Acyl-CoA dehydrogenase, type 2, C-terminal domain) yields MLDMSARFAFDEDHALFRDSVRKMLERELLPNLDRFEEEGIVSRQFWLACGEAGMLCPNVSPDYGGLGLDFGYNAVIDEELAYAGSSAGVPLQNDITAEYVQSYGSEEQKRRYLPKMVSGECISAIAMTEPATGSDLQAIRTTARRVGDRYVINGAKTYVTNGQNADVVIVAAKTDPGLGARGLSLILVDADTPGFARGRNLDKIGLWSADTSELFFNDVEVPVANRLGEEGRGFAYLMSQLPQERLSIATSAQAAAQRAFDEALAFVKDRTAFGQPIFEFQNTKFTLADMKSQLQVGWAHLDWAIRRHIAGALTTAEASAAKQWHSDMQGRITDMALQLHGGAGYMNEYLIARLWRDARVTRIFGGTNEIMKEVVSRSL; encoded by the coding sequence ATGCTCGACATGTCCGCCCGTTTCGCCTTCGACGAGGACCACGCGCTGTTCCGCGACAGCGTCCGCAAGATGCTGGAGCGGGAGCTGCTGCCCAACCTCGATCGCTTCGAGGAGGAGGGGATCGTCAGCCGGCAGTTCTGGCTGGCGTGCGGCGAGGCCGGCATGCTCTGCCCCAACGTGTCGCCCGATTATGGCGGGCTGGGCCTCGACTTCGGCTACAACGCCGTGATCGACGAGGAACTGGCCTATGCGGGCTCCTCGGCGGGGGTCCCGCTCCAGAACGACATCACCGCCGAATATGTCCAGTCCTACGGATCGGAGGAGCAGAAGCGCCGCTACCTGCCGAAGATGGTCAGCGGCGAATGCATCAGCGCGATCGCGATGACCGAGCCGGCGACGGGCTCCGACCTCCAGGCGATCCGGACGACGGCGCGGAGGGTGGGCGACCGTTATGTCATCAACGGCGCCAAGACCTATGTCACCAACGGCCAGAACGCCGACGTGGTGATCGTCGCGGCGAAGACCGATCCCGGGCTCGGCGCGCGGGGCCTGTCGCTGATCCTGGTCGACGCCGATACGCCCGGCTTCGCGCGCGGACGCAACCTCGACAAGATCGGCCTGTGGTCGGCCGACACCTCCGAACTGTTCTTCAACGACGTCGAGGTGCCGGTCGCCAACCGGCTCGGCGAGGAAGGACGCGGCTTCGCCTATCTGATGAGCCAGCTCCCGCAGGAACGGCTGTCGATCGCCACCTCCGCCCAGGCCGCCGCGCAGCGCGCGTTCGACGAGGCGCTGGCCTTCGTCAAGGACCGCACGGCGTTCGGCCAGCCGATCTTCGAGTTCCAGAACACCAAATTCACCCTCGCCGACATGAAGAGCCAGCTCCAGGTGGGCTGGGCGCATCTCGACTGGGCGATCCGCCGCCACATCGCCGGCGCACTGACCACCGCCGAGGCGTCGGCCGCCAAGCAGTGGCACAGCGACATGCAGGGCCGCATCACCGACATGGCGCTGCAGCTCCATGGCGGCGCCGGCTACATGAACGAATATCTCATCGCCCGGCTGTGGCGCGACGCCCGCGTGACCCGGATCTTCGGCGGCACCAACGAGATCATGAAGGAGGTCGTCAGCCGGTCGCTCTGA
- a CDS encoding amidohydrolase 2 (PFAM: amidohydrolase 2), which produces MSRRQFMISSCGAANVLMALNAAGAAAGEIGGVFALAPDAAVDPAAAAATLASDDFIFDVQNHAVNPTGPWRRRASGLRLAKSMRGATDAGKAWTAADDELGYLNLLDGEHYVKDVFLDSDTQMAVMSVLSVDHDDEPLPIQDAAAVRALVDRLGSGRRLLLHGKILPNHAGDLDRMEAFKTQWGVSAWKLYTQLPGEGSSGYRLDDEALMTPFVEKSRRLGIDIVCAHKGFRFGSGDPAFATCHDVGRAARLYPDMKFLIYHGGYDKDGIEGPYDPDRAEIGINTLVKSLQDNGIAPNANVYAELGATWRQLMTRPDQAAHAWGKLLKHVGEDNVLWGTDCIWYGSPQDQIQAFRAFQFSESFRERHGYPELTPALKAKIFGLNAARVYKVDVPGTRRRLDRDALSLAREGYLAEADPSFLTYGPKSMAEFRALQRSGH; this is translated from the coding sequence ATGAGCCGGCGGCAGTTCATGATCAGCAGTTGCGGGGCCGCCAATGTGCTGATGGCGCTCAACGCCGCCGGCGCGGCGGCCGGCGAGATCGGCGGCGTCTTCGCGCTCGCCCCCGACGCCGCCGTCGACCCGGCGGCGGCGGCCGCCACGCTCGCCTCCGACGATTTCATATTCGACGTCCAGAACCATGCGGTGAACCCGACCGGCCCGTGGCGCCGGCGGGCGAGCGGGCTGCGTCTGGCCAAGAGCATGCGGGGGGCCACCGACGCGGGCAAGGCCTGGACCGCCGCCGACGACGAGCTCGGCTATCTGAACCTTCTGGACGGCGAGCACTACGTCAAGGACGTGTTCCTCGATTCCGACACGCAGATGGCGGTGATGAGCGTGCTTTCGGTCGACCATGACGACGAGCCGCTGCCGATCCAGGACGCGGCCGCCGTCCGCGCGCTGGTCGACCGGCTGGGGTCGGGCCGGCGGCTCCTCCTGCACGGCAAGATATTGCCCAACCATGCCGGCGACCTCGACCGGATGGAGGCCTTCAAGACGCAATGGGGCGTCTCGGCATGGAAGCTCTACACCCAGCTTCCCGGCGAAGGCAGCAGCGGCTATCGCCTCGACGACGAGGCGCTGATGACGCCCTTCGTCGAGAAGTCCCGCCGCCTCGGCATCGACATCGTCTGCGCGCATAAGGGCTTCCGGTTCGGATCGGGCGACCCCGCCTTCGCCACCTGCCACGACGTCGGCCGGGCAGCCCGGCTCTACCCCGACATGAAATTCCTCATCTACCATGGCGGCTACGACAAGGACGGCATCGAGGGCCCCTATGATCCCGACAGGGCGGAGATCGGCATCAATACCCTGGTGAAGTCGCTGCAGGACAACGGGATCGCGCCCAACGCCAACGTCTATGCCGAATTGGGCGCGACCTGGCGTCAGCTCATGACGCGGCCCGACCAGGCCGCCCATGCCTGGGGGAAGCTGCTCAAGCATGTCGGCGAGGACAATGTCCTGTGGGGCACCGACTGCATCTGGTACGGTTCGCCCCAGGACCAGATCCAGGCGTTCCGGGCCTTCCAGTTCTCCGAAAGCTTCCGCGAGCGCCATGGCTATCCCGAGCTTACCCCCGCGCTGAAGGCGAAGATATTCGGGCTCAACGCCGCGCGGGTGTACAAGGTCGACGTGCCCGGTACGCGTCGGCGTCTCGATCGCGACGCCCTGTCGCTGGCCAGGGAAGGCTATCTGGCCGAAGCCGATCCGAGCTTCCTGACCTATGGTCCGAAATCGATGGCCGAGTTCCGCGCCCTCCAGCGCTCAGGACACTGA
- a CDS encoding isochorismatase hydrolase (PFAM: isochorismatase hydrolase) — translation MTQSVPVRAMMESRPRPRFSSLIGRRTAHLAIDLQVGFLERGAPFEVAAARAIVPAVNRVSAALRAAGGLNIFLRYTIDPDEPQRWTSYQELMPAAQRALSAEAFRRGAPTHALWPELDVGAGDLVMDKTRLSAFIPGTCDAQAALAARGIDTLIISGCLTDGCCESTARDAAQMSYRVFFPEDGNASWSEEGHQATLRTMSRMAFADVSPVDEMLALMAGTRDGA, via the coding sequence ATGACCCAGTCCGTTCCGGTCCGCGCGATGATGGAAAGCCGTCCGCGCCCGCGCTTCTCCAGCCTGATCGGCCGCAGGACCGCGCATCTGGCGATCGACCTGCAGGTCGGGTTCCTGGAGCGCGGGGCGCCGTTCGAGGTCGCGGCGGCGCGGGCGATCGTCCCGGCCGTCAACCGCGTCTCGGCGGCGTTGCGCGCGGCCGGGGGGCTGAACATCTTCCTGCGCTACACGATCGATCCCGATGAGCCGCAGCGCTGGACCTCCTATCAGGAGCTGATGCCGGCCGCGCAGCGGGCTCTGTCCGCCGAGGCGTTCCGGCGCGGCGCGCCCACCCATGCGCTCTGGCCGGAACTGGACGTCGGCGCCGGCGACCTCGTCATGGACAAGACGCGGCTCAGCGCCTTCATCCCCGGCACCTGCGACGCGCAGGCGGCGCTCGCCGCGCGCGGCATCGACACGCTCATCATCTCGGGCTGCCTCACCGATGGCTGTTGTGAATCCACGGCGCGCGACGCGGCGCAGATGAGCTATCGCGTGTTCTTTCCGGAGGACGGCAATGCGAGTTGGTCGGAGGAAGGGCACCAGGCCACGCTGCGGACGATGAGCCGCATGGCCTTCGCCGACGTCAGTCCCGTGGACGAGATGCTGGCGCTGATGGCCGGGACGCGCGACGGCGCATGA
- a CDS encoding amidohydrolase 2 (PFAM: amidohydrolase 2) codes for MEATLTRTGAISADSHVTEPPNLFVDHLEPRYRDRAPHMIRKEGSGEVYVIPGMKTDVPYGRMAAAGKDPKFLEDANMLFSEIHRGGWDGKARLADQDRDGVVAEIIFPTVAMLLANHPDADYKRACFDAYNRWILEFQEPAPDRLICLPCTSVISVEETIREVRRFKDQGFRGVIFPGMPGTDEDYDHPSFEPLWSVIEELDLPINFHVFAGGKDSEGLRAGGVTRGPAMNRFNSVIRANQDLIGMFVLSGIFERHPRLKLVGVEGDAGWAPHFAYRMDHAWEKHRYWLKAGADLKEKPSHYFHENVYLTFQDDWVAFKVAHLMNPRRLLWANDFPHSDATWPHSQALLAEHARHLSDQERNWILRDNTRELYKLDV; via the coding sequence ATGGAAGCGACTTTGACGAGGACGGGCGCGATCTCCGCCGACTCCCATGTGACGGAGCCGCCGAACCTGTTCGTCGACCATCTGGAGCCGCGCTATCGCGACCGGGCACCGCACATGATCCGCAAGGAGGGCAGCGGCGAGGTCTATGTGATCCCCGGCATGAAGACCGACGTGCCCTATGGCCGCATGGCGGCGGCCGGCAAGGACCCGAAATTCCTCGAGGACGCCAACATGCTGTTCAGCGAGATCCATCGCGGCGGCTGGGACGGCAAGGCCCGGCTGGCCGACCAGGATCGCGACGGCGTCGTGGCGGAGATCATCTTTCCCACCGTGGCGATGCTGCTCGCCAACCATCCGGACGCCGACTACAAGCGCGCCTGCTTCGACGCCTATAACCGCTGGATCCTCGAATTCCAGGAACCGGCCCCCGACCGGCTGATCTGCCTTCCCTGCACCTCGGTGATCTCGGTCGAGGAGACGATCAGGGAGGTGCGCCGCTTCAAGGACCAGGGCTTCCGCGGCGTGATCTTCCCGGGCATGCCGGGGACCGACGAGGATTATGACCATCCGAGCTTCGAGCCGCTGTGGAGCGTGATCGAGGAGCTCGACCTGCCGATCAACTTCCATGTGTTCGCGGGCGGCAAGGACAGCGAGGGGCTGCGGGCCGGCGGCGTCACTCGCGGCCCGGCGATGAACCGCTTCAACTCGGTGATCCGCGCCAACCAGGACCTGATCGGCATGTTCGTGCTGAGCGGTATCTTCGAACGGCATCCCAGGCTGAAGCTGGTGGGCGTCGAGGGCGACGCCGGCTGGGCGCCGCATTTCGCCTATCGCATGGACCATGCATGGGAGAAGCATCGCTACTGGCTGAAGGCCGGCGCGGACCTGAAGGAGAAGCCCAGCCATTATTTCCACGAGAATGTCTACCTGACCTTCCAGGACGACTGGGTCGCGTTCAAGGTGGCGCATCTGATGAATCCGCGCCGCCTGCTGTGGGCCAACGACTTCCCGCACAGCGACGCCACCTGGCCGCACAGCCAGGCGCTGCTGGCCGAGCATGCCAGGCATCTGTCCGATCAGGAGAGGAACTGGATCCTGCGCGACAACACCCGCGAGCTCTACAAGCTCGACGTCTGA
- a CDS encoding regulatory protein, TetR (PFAM: regulatory protein, TetR), giving the protein MEGDCMGVVQEIGGSRLSLILAAERLFADFGLESVSLRQVHEAAGHRNASAVHYHFGSRDGLVEAVFEHRMSLINRRRLAIMERLEGEHRLTEARALVGAWVHPFAEELRPRAEGNYSLRFLERLLRDEPLFIQRNALQEPGALWVTGWKVADALEALLAYLPPKIARMRLRLLRLQIVSGLAAIEARGDREETDFHVEGLIDCLVGGLAAPVSHEAQRALRGRAE; this is encoded by the coding sequence ATGGAAGGCGATTGCATGGGCGTCGTCCAGGAAATCGGTGGAAGCCGGCTGTCGCTGATCCTGGCGGCGGAGCGCCTGTTCGCCGATTTCGGCCTCGAAAGCGTGTCGCTGCGGCAGGTCCACGAGGCGGCCGGCCACCGCAACGCCTCGGCGGTCCATTATCATTTCGGGTCGCGCGACGGCCTGGTCGAGGCGGTGTTCGAGCATCGGATGAGCCTGATCAACCGCCGCCGGCTGGCGATCATGGAGCGGCTGGAGGGCGAGCATCGGCTCACCGAGGCGCGGGCGCTGGTCGGCGCCTGGGTTCATCCCTTCGCCGAGGAGCTCCGGCCGCGCGCCGAGGGGAATTACAGCCTGCGCTTCCTGGAGAGGCTGCTGCGCGACGAGCCGCTGTTCATCCAGCGCAACGCCCTCCAGGAGCCGGGCGCGCTCTGGGTTACGGGCTGGAAGGTGGCCGACGCGCTGGAAGCGCTGCTCGCCTATCTGCCGCCGAAGATCGCGCGGATGCGGTTGCGGCTGCTGCGGCTGCAGATCGTCTCCGGCCTCGCCGCCATCGAGGCGCGGGGCGACCGGGAAGAGACGGATTTCCACGTCGAAGGACTGATCGACTGCCTGGTGGGCGGGCTGGCCGCGCCCGTTTCCCACGAGGCGCAACGGGCGCTGCGCGGCCGGGCGGAATGA
- a CDS encoding protein of unknown function DUF849 (PFAM: protein of unknown function DUF849), which translates to MKKKVIIEVALNETVVRRENPHVPLTPEEIAEDAYQCYREGASIIHFHNRVPDKPDDGSYDSSLAGSAEHYAETMRLIRAKCDVIPYPTYTYPGAAGREEAERGMHPHVKALRAMPDIGLETFVLHVGATNIGRYDFKAGRFVYDRVSSHTHEQMSQFLAWCLESGLQPGFIVREPGHVRHLLMYHEMGLLKEPIMVHLNMSDSVPYGPMPDAAGVLSLLDMFPPHIRYEWFPHNYTTFVHDPAHGDTHRELNVLAVAMGGHIRTGLGDKPEWDGEQLSNVEMVRRMAAVARAVGREIATPDEARAMLGYSRAPARNAA; encoded by the coding sequence ATGAAGAAGAAGGTGATCATCGAGGTGGCGCTGAACGAGACGGTCGTGCGCCGCGAGAACCCCCATGTCCCGCTCACTCCGGAGGAGATCGCCGAGGACGCCTACCAATGCTATCGGGAGGGCGCCTCGATCATCCATTTCCACAACCGCGTGCCCGACAAACCCGACGACGGCAGCTATGATTCCAGCCTCGCCGGCAGCGCCGAGCATTATGCCGAGACGATGCGGCTGATCCGTGCCAAATGCGACGTCATCCCCTATCCGACCTACACCTATCCCGGCGCCGCCGGCCGCGAGGAGGCCGAGCGCGGCATGCATCCGCATGTGAAGGCGCTGCGCGCGATGCCCGACATCGGGCTGGAGACCTTCGTCCTCCATGTCGGGGCGACCAATATCGGGCGCTACGACTTCAAGGCGGGCCGCTTCGTCTATGACCGGGTCAGCTCGCACACCCATGAGCAGATGAGCCAGTTCCTCGCCTGGTGCCTGGAAAGCGGCCTCCAGCCCGGCTTCATCGTCCGCGAGCCCGGCCATGTCCGCCACCTGCTGATGTACCATGAGATGGGGCTGCTCAAGGAGCCGATCATGGTGCATCTGAACATGTCGGATTCGGTGCCCTACGGCCCGATGCCCGACGCGGCCGGCGTCCTGTCGCTGCTCGACATGTTCCCGCCGCACATCCGCTACGAATGGTTCCCGCACAATTACACGACCTTCGTGCACGACCCCGCCCATGGCGACACGCATCGCGAGCTCAATGTGCTGGCGGTGGCGATGGGCGGCCATATCCGCACCGGCCTGGGCGACAAGCCCGAATGGGACGGCGAGCAGCTCAGCAATGTCGAGATGGTGCGGCGCATGGCCGCGGTCGCCCGGGCGGTCGGCCGCGAGATCGCCACGCCCGATGAGGCGCGGGCGATGCTCGGCTATTCCCGGGCGCCGGCGCGGAACGCCGCGTGA
- a CDS encoding acetyl-CoA acetyltransferase (TIGRFAM: acetyl-CoA acetyltransferase~PFAM: Thiolase) — protein MPEAYIIDAVRTPRGIGKTGKGALAHLHPQQLAASVLKALRERNGFDTADVDDIIWSTSMQRGTQGGDLGRMAALDAGYDVRASGVTLDRYCGGGITAVSLAAAQIMAGMEDLLIAGGSEMMSLTATLSQQEAAAGLPVYGIGSGNDRLQAVHPQSHQGVCGDAIAALEGIGREELDAAGLESQRRADRAIREGRFARSLVPVVDDEGRVLLDADEYPRPQTTAEGLAQLKPAFEALARTPIDETGTTYAGLINRKFPDLDIRPVHHAGNSSGVVDGAAALLLASKDYAERHGLKPRARIVATANVGDDPTLMLNAPVPAARKALKKAGLTKDDIDLWEINEAFAVVSEKFQRDLDLDRDKVNVNGGSIALGHPIGATGAILIGTVLDELERTGGRYGLVTMCAAGGMAPAIIIERL, from the coding sequence ATGCCGGAAGCCTATATCATTGATGCCGTTCGCACGCCGCGCGGCATCGGCAAGACCGGCAAGGGGGCGCTCGCCCATCTGCACCCCCAGCAGCTCGCGGCGAGCGTGCTCAAGGCGCTCCGGGAGCGCAACGGCTTCGACACTGCCGACGTCGACGACATCATCTGGTCGACCTCGATGCAGCGCGGCACGCAGGGCGGCGATCTCGGCCGGATGGCGGCGCTCGACGCGGGCTATGACGTGCGGGCCTCCGGGGTCACGCTCGATCGCTATTGCGGCGGCGGCATCACCGCGGTCAGCCTTGCCGCGGCGCAGATCATGGCGGGGATGGAGGATCTGCTGATCGCGGGCGGCAGCGAGATGATGTCGCTGACCGCCACCCTCTCGCAGCAGGAGGCCGCGGCGGGGCTGCCGGTCTACGGGATCGGATCGGGCAATGACCGGCTCCAGGCCGTCCACCCCCAGTCGCACCAGGGCGTCTGCGGCGACGCGATCGCCGCGCTGGAGGGGATCGGCCGCGAGGAGCTCGACGCAGCCGGGCTGGAGAGCCAGCGCCGCGCCGACCGCGCGATCCGCGAGGGCCGCTTCGCCAGGAGCCTCGTCCCGGTGGTAGACGACGAAGGCCGGGTGCTGCTCGACGCCGACGAATATCCCCGGCCGCAGACCACGGCCGAGGGGCTCGCCCAGCTCAAGCCCGCCTTCGAGGCGCTCGCCCGGACGCCGATCGACGAGACGGGCACCACCTATGCCGGCCTGATCAACCGTAAATTCCCCGATCTCGACATCCGGCCGGTCCACCATGCCGGCAATTCGTCGGGCGTGGTCGACGGCGCGGCGGCGCTGCTGCTCGCGTCGAAGGATTATGCCGAGCGTCATGGGCTGAAGCCGCGCGCCCGCATCGTCGCCACCGCCAATGTCGGCGACGATCCCACGCTGATGCTCAACGCGCCGGTGCCCGCGGCGCGCAAGGCGTTGAAGAAGGCTGGCCTGACAAAGGACGACATCGATCTCTGGGAGATCAACGAGGCCTTTGCGGTGGTTTCCGAGAAATTCCAGCGCGATCTCGATCTCGATCGCGACAAGGTCAACGTCAATGGCGGGTCGATCGCGCTCGGCCATCCGATCGGCGCCACCGGCGCGATCCTGATCGGCACCGTGCTCGACGAGCTCGAACGGACCGGCGGGCGCTACGGGCTCGTCACCATGTGTGCGGCGGGCGGCATGGCGCCCGCGATCATCATCGAGCGGCTGTGA
- a CDS encoding short-chain dehydrogenase/reductase SDR (PFAM: short-chain dehydrogenase/reductase SDR), whose product MDVKGLTAVVTGGASGLGAATARALAARGAKVALFDLQQELGQAVAAEIGGLFCAVDVTSDASVDAGFAQARAALGQERILVNCAGTGNAIKTASRSREDGSIRHYPLDVFDRIIQINLVGTFRCIAKSAAGMLAVDPLASGERGAIVNTASVAAEDGQIGQVAYSASKAGVVGLTLPVARDLAGDGIRVNTILPGIFETPLLMGQPTHVVDALGASVPFPKRLGRPEEYARLAIEMIENPYFNGEDVRLDGAIRMAPL is encoded by the coding sequence ATGGACGTGAAGGGTTTGACGGCGGTCGTCACGGGCGGCGCCTCCGGGCTGGGCGCGGCGACGGCCAGGGCGCTGGCCGCGCGTGGCGCGAAGGTGGCGCTGTTCGACCTTCAGCAGGAGCTCGGCCAGGCGGTCGCCGCCGAGATCGGCGGCCTGTTCTGCGCCGTGGACGTGACCTCGGACGCCTCGGTCGACGCCGGCTTCGCCCAGGCGCGGGCGGCGCTGGGGCAGGAAAGGATCCTGGTCAACTGCGCGGGCACCGGCAATGCGATCAAGACGGCGAGCCGCTCGCGGGAGGACGGCAGCATCCGCCATTATCCGCTCGACGTCTTCGATCGCATCATCCAGATCAACCTGGTGGGCACGTTCCGCTGCATCGCCAAGTCGGCGGCGGGGATGCTCGCCGTCGATCCGCTGGCGTCGGGCGAGCGCGGCGCGATCGTCAACACCGCCAGCGTGGCGGCCGAGGACGGCCAGATCGGCCAGGTCGCCTATTCGGCGTCGAAGGCGGGCGTCGTCGGCCTCACCTTGCCGGTCGCGCGCGATCTGGCCGGCGACGGCATCCGGGTGAACACGATCCTGCCCGGCATTTTCGAGACCCCGCTGCTGATGGGCCAGCCGACGCATGTGGTCGATGCGCTGGGCGCGTCGGTGCCCTTCCCGAAGCGGCTGGGCAGGCCCGAGGAATATGCGCGTCTCGCGATCGAGATGATCGAGAATCCCTATTTCAACGGCGAGGACGTCCGCCTCGACGGCGCCATCCGCATGGCGCCCCTGTGA
- a CDS encoding Enoyl-CoA hydratase/isomerase (PFAM: Enoyl-CoA hydratase/isomerase), whose amino-acid sequence MAFETILVETEGPVTVIRLNRPQALNAIDTQVLADLIVAFRAFDADPEQRCAILTGSEKAFAAGGDIKQMREKGYAEMFGEDVDGWSRVTGTRKPWIAAVAGFALGGGCELAMMADIMIAADNARFGQPEIKLGVCPGMGGSQRLTRAVGKSKAMDMCLTGRMMDATEAERANLCSKVVPLADLMDEAMKMAQAIAAMPPLAAIANKEAVNAAFETGLHHGLLFERRSFNGLCATDDKAEGMAAFVEKRPGVWKGR is encoded by the coding sequence ATGGCCTTTGAAACGATCCTCGTCGAGACCGAGGGACCGGTCACGGTCATCCGGCTGAACCGTCCGCAGGCGCTGAACGCGATCGATACGCAGGTGCTGGCCGACCTGATCGTCGCCTTCCGGGCGTTCGACGCCGATCCGGAGCAGCGCTGCGCGATCCTGACCGGCAGCGAGAAGGCCTTCGCCGCCGGCGGCGACATCAAGCAGATGCGGGAGAAGGGCTATGCCGAGATGTTCGGCGAGGACGTCGACGGCTGGAGCAGGGTCACCGGGACGCGCAAGCCGTGGATCGCGGCAGTGGCAGGCTTCGCGCTGGGCGGCGGCTGCGAGCTGGCGATGATGGCCGACATCATGATCGCCGCCGACAATGCCCGCTTCGGCCAGCCCGAGATCAAGCTGGGCGTCTGCCCCGGCATGGGCGGGTCGCAGCGGCTCACCCGCGCGGTCGGCAAGTCGAAGGCGATGGACATGTGCCTGACCGGCCGGATGATGGACGCGACCGAGGCCGAGCGCGCCAATCTGTGCAGCAAGGTCGTGCCGCTCGCCGATCTGATGGACGAGGCGATGAAGATGGCGCAGGCGATCGCCGCGATGCCCCCGCTCGCCGCCATCGCCAACAAGGAGGCGGTCAACGCCGCCTTCGAGACCGGCCTCCACCACGGCCTGCTGTTCGAGCGCCGCAGCTTCAACGGCCTGTGCGCCACCGACGACAAGGCCGAGGGCATGGCCGCCTTCGTCGAGAAGCGCCCCGGCGTCTGGAAAGGACGATAG